In the Bacillus sp. HSf4 genome, TTCCACCTCTTGAGAGCGAAACGGAAAAGGGCAAACACCGCTGAAGGCGACGCGCATATGGCCGTCGATCTCCAGCGCGGAAATCGTCACCAATGGGTATCCCGTATCCCACCGCTGCCTGACTTTAATGTTTGCGAAAGGCTGCAGGAGATAGCGCTCTTCAGTCAACAGCAAAATGAGCATTTCACCCTTTTTCAGCTGCAATTGTTTGTCAAATACATCATGAATCGAATAGATATGTTTTCCATTGGCTCCCAACGTCACCACTTTGCTGTCGGTCAATAAAAAAGGGAGAACCGCTTCGCGATAAAAAATCTGTCCGCAAATATTGCCGCCGAGCGTAATTTTATTGCGTGACGTGTGATCAGCGATCTCTCTCACCGCTTTGCTTAATAAAGGAAAGCCCCGGCTTTCCGTGATTTCCGTCAATGTTAAAGCTGAACCTAGCGCAAGATAGCCCCGCTCAGATTGCAACATCCGGCATTCGGGTACTTCCTGAATATCGATAACCGCATTGAAACGGCCATGTGTGATTTGTTCTGTTCCCCCGGAAAAAAAGGCGGGGTTTTTTCCCTTCAAGTCAAGGTCCCGAAACAGCTGTGCCGCTTCTTGTGCGCTTTGCGGCCGGTAGTACTCAAAGTTAATGGAGATCATGCCGGCCCTCCTTCACTCGCCTTGCTAGTTCACAAATGAGAGAGAGCTGATTTAATGGGATCGCGGCAGCGATTGACAGGCTTACGTCGTGACAACCCGCTCCATCCTCCCATGCAAGATCGTTCCCGGCTTTCAGATGATATGTAAAAGTTCGCGTTTCTCCGCTGTGTTGCCCAGCCATGTCCCGCACGGCCGGGTCATCTTCAAGGCATCCGGCGCTCAGCATCCCGGTTCGGGTCCCTTCTTCCTGCAGCAGCATTGCCGAATCTTCGACATGGATGGTGGTGAGAACACATTGTTGAGGCAATCTTTGAATCGTTTTAAGGATGCCGGCAATGGCTTTCACGAATGAACACACCTCCAGGATTTACTATTTTTTCCTCTTCCATATATATTATCTCGCCTCATACTTTAAAACTCCATTTTCTCTGAAAAAGAAAAACGTTCACTCCTGTCATGAGTGAACGTTTTTTCAAGCTATTGTATGTCCAGCGCTCCGGCCGGGTCATACAGATGAACATCAATCTCTGGGAGCCTTCCCAGTGCAAGTCTTGCCATTTCTCGGCCAAGGTAAGGTCCTGAAGTCAGCCCTGAGGCGCCGAGTCCGTTGGCAATCAGCAGCCCCTTTAGACCGGGAAGCGGACCGATCACAGGAAGAAATCCCGGAGTGAACGGCCTGAATCCGACCCTCGTTTCCAGGATCGTTCCGTTCTCCAAACCGGGCGCAATGGTGAGCGCCTTTGTCAAAATTTCTTGAAGCCCGCCCGCTGTGACGCGGCAGTCGCCCAGTTCAGCGTCGTTTTCATGTGTCGCACCGGCAACAATTCTCCCGTCTTCAAACGCGAGAATGTACTGGTCATGCGGAGGCATGACCACCGGCCAGGCGGCTGTATCAGTCTCAGGCAGTCGGAGATGGACGATTTGCGCTTTTTGATAGGTGACCGCAAACTGGATTCCCAGCGGCTTCAGCAGCTCACTTGCCCAAGCCCCGGCTGTGATCAGCACCTGATCAGCGAACATCGTCCCCTCTGCGGTTTGAACACCGATCACCCGTCCGTCTTCATGCACTAAAGAGGCATTTCCCTCAAGCACTTTTGCACCGTGTTTTTGCGCGGCATTCACGAGTGCACGCCGCAGAGCTTTTCCGTTGACCCGTGCTGCGCCGCTGATATGAACGGCTCCGTATCCGTCTGCCAAGGGCGGAAATAAGCGTTTTGTTTCAGCGGGCGACAGCCGGGAAATCTCGCCGATCTCCGGCGCATCCTGGCGTCTCATGTATGCGCGCTCTTCCATTTTCTCCAGTTTTCGTTCGTCAGTGTGCAAGCTGATGGCGCCTGTCCGTTTGTACCCCGTGTCCGATTCTCCATCAGCTTCCAGCTGTTTAATCAAATCGGCGTAGTACCCGGCACCTCCCTTTGCGAGTTTGTACCAAGCCTGATTTCTGCGCTGGGAAAGCCAGGGACACACGATACCCGCCGCGGCATCTGTAGCCCTTCCTTGATCCCTGCGGTCAATTAATGTCACATCTGCACCGGCTTTTGCCAGATGATAAGCGGTGGACGCTCCGAGAATTCCTGCTCCGACTACGATATATGTCTTCATCAAAACACCTTTTTCATTTCTGTTTTCTACAAATATAACGGATCAAATCTTCTGAACACAACCGGTTTCACCTATGAATTTAACCGATGGCTACCGATATCACTCCGCTCACCATAAAAAGAGCCGCGATGATCCGCCGATGACCAAACCCTTCTGAAAGAAGGACGGCCCCCATCACCGTTCCGATCAAAATGCTGACCTCCCGAATCGGCGCCACATGACTGACAGGAGCGAAAACCATGACCGACAATGCCAAAATGTAGGCCAGAGAATTCAAAATACCGACCCCGGCCGCTTCGATTCGGTGTTGCTTCCATTCAGACCTGACTTGATGCCAGTTTTTTGCGGCAAAAGGCGTCAATAAGATGAAGCGCCCTAATGTATTGCAATAATCCAACAGCAAAGGCGGGACGAGAAAATGGCTGACCGCTGCTTTGTCAAGGAGGGTGTAAGCTGCGATGATTGCGCCGATCAACAGCCCGTAAAGGATTGGAATGAGCGATCCGGATTCTGTTAACCGCTTTATTCCCCCCGTGAAAAACAGAATGCTCACCACAATCAACAGGATGCCGATGACAGCGGGCAGCGTCAGTTGTTCATGAAAGACGACCACCGCGAGCAGACAGGTGATCAGCGGTCCTGTTCCTCTTGCGATCGGATAGACGAGTGAAAGATCGCCCTTTTGGTAACCCTTTTGAAGAACAAGAAAAAACCCTAAATGGGCAAGGATGCTCGCCATGATCAATACGATTTGCCAGATTCCAAAATCCGGCTTTTCATAAAGAACAACACCGATCGCCAAAGGGGTGTATACTATGGCGGCAATCGCAGTAAACAGCCAAATAAAAGCAGCTCCGCCTCCAGCCTTTTTGGAAAGATAGTTCCATGTTGCATGGATGAATGCCGATAACAATAGGATGCAAAATCCAGCGGCCGTCATGATACCGTCCTCCTTACCGAACACTGAAAAACAGTCATTTCTTGACGTTAATGTAACGCTTTAGTTCGCCATGCCATTTCCTGTCTTTGATAACATCAACCCAAACATCATACTTGCCGGATTTTAGCCTTTTCGTCGGAAAGCTTACACGGAAATGAGCTTTTCCGCGAGCTAGATAAATATCCTTATATAACAGAACTTTTCCTTTTTTATTGATTAAACGGACGGAAATCATCGCCCCTGTGACAGGGCTTTTTCCGGTCACCACGATAGATGAGGCGTTTTTTGAATAGGTATTGGCATCTGTTCTGAATTTAACCGCGCCTTTTGAAGGCATGGCCAGGGCTTTGGGACTTCCGGCCAATGCACCCAATAAGAAAATGACCACTATAAACATAGCCCTTATCTTAAATTTCACTGGACATGTCCTTTCTATAAATAGGATGAAAATCACATGTATACCTACATTATACATGACTTTATCATCTGACTAAAGGATTCTATTTGAAAGAAAAGCCGCATACCGCAGATTGCTATTTTAAGGAAAAAGAAAATAGCTGATGCCTGCAGATATGGGCTGGAACTGCCAATAAAGCTCCCTATGTTCGAATATCTCCCTTAAAGACAACTGTTGCGACAAACTATTCTAGCAAAATAAAAATTTGTTATTATATAAATATTATGGTAAAATGTTCTTATTATATTATATTGGAGGATGACATATGTTTAAAAAGTTTCTACAATTATTTGTTTTATTGCTGATTTTAGCAGCAGGTTTGGCGTCACATGCAGGAATTGCTTCCGCAGCGGATATGGATAGAAGCGGAAGACACAATTATAATTGGAATGTGGATTTTTATACAGATGCTAATCGCTATACAAAAAGAGCCGATACCGTAGATGTTACACTAAAAGTGCCATCAGATGGAACGTACTCTAAAACATACTGGGAAATGAAATTTCAAATGTATGGGGCAAACGGATGGACAACTCTCAACTTTGTGAAAACAGGTTATGTTTCCAAAAACTCTCCCTCTCACCGCTCTTTTGATATAAATGATTATACATATCTAAACAAAGGCGTATTTAAAAAAGGCTATGGAAACTGCAGAATAAAAGTGACATTTACAAAGGGAGACAAGGCTTTGGTTGGCAATACATACTATACAACGGTCTTTCGTGTAGATAATCAAAAATAAAATAACGTTTCGAAGAAGTTCTGCTTTGATATGATAAATGCACAGTGCGGCAAGGATTTCAGATTTCACGAATCATAAGAAGGCCCTCAACATGTGAGGAGCCTTTTTATATTATTTCAGGTAAAGAAGTATCACCGCATTTGTTTAATCATCGTTGTTTTAAATGAATGATGTGAGACCATCTTAATCAATAAAAAAAATAACCGCAGATCCATTCTTGTCCACTCTTAAAAAACAATGGCAACTTGAATGATATCTGCGGTACATAAAACGCATAAAATTTTTAAGGGTGTGATCCAATTTCAATCTGATCACACCCTTTGATATGAAAGGTTAACCGATTGACCCTTCCATTTCGAACTTGATCAAACGGTTCATTTCAACCGCGTATTCCATCGGCAGTTCTTTTGTGAACGGCTCGATGAAGCCCATGACGATCATTTCTGTCGCTTCTTCTTCAGAAATGCCGCGGCTCATCAAGTAGAAGAGCTGTTCTTCAGATACTTTGGAAACTTTTGCTTCGTGCTCCAATGAAATGTTGTCGTTTAAGATTTCATTGTAAGGAATCGTATCTGATGTTGATTTGTTATCCATAATCAGCGTGTCACATTCGATGTTTGAGCGGGCGCCTTCAGCTTTGCGGCCGAAATGGACGATTCCGCGGTATGTGACTTTTCCGCCTTGTTTTGAGATCGATTTTGACACGATCGTAGATGACGTATTCGGTGCCAGGTGGATCATTTTCGCACCTGCGTCCTGATGCTGTCCTTTTCCTGCAAGAGCGATAGAAAGCGTCATACCGCGAGCGCCTTCGCCTTTCAGGATGACGGCAGGGTATTTCATCGTCAGTTTGGAACCGATGTTTCCATCGATCCATTCCATTGTCGCGTTCGCTTCGCAAACGGCGCGTTTTGTAACAAGGTTAAAGACGTTGTTCGCCCAGTTTTGAATCGTCGTATAGCGGCAGTATCCGCCATTTTTGACGATGATTTCAACGACTGCGCTGTGAAGGGAGTTTGTTGTGTAAACAGGTGCTGTACATCCCTCTACATAGTGAACGTGCGCGCCTTCGTCGACGATGATCAGCGTCCGTTCAAACTGACCCATGTTTTCAGAGTTGATCCGGAAGTACGCCTGCAGCGGTGTCTCGACTTTGACGCCTTTTGGTACATAGATGAATGATCCGCCTGACCAAACGGCTGAGTTCAGGGCCGCAAATTTGTTGTCAGTCGGCGGAATGACTTTTGCCCAATGCTCGCGGAAAATGTCTTCATTTTCTTTGAGGGCGCTGTCCGTATCCTTAAAGATGATGCCTTGAGATTCAAGGTCTTCCTTCATGTTGTGGTAAACGACTTCTGATTCATACTGCGCGGATACACCGGCCAAATATTTTTGCTCAGCTTCAGGGATTCCGAGTTTGTCAAAAGTCTGTTTGATTTCTTCCGGCACTTCATCCCATGATCTTTCTGAACGCTCAGATGGTTTTACATAGTACGTAATTTCGTCAAAATTCAATGCGTTTAAATCTCCGCCCCATTGCGGCATTGGCATGTTGTAGAAATGTTCAAGAGATTTCAGACGAAACTCGAGCATCCACTCCGGCTCTTCTTTCATGCGTGAAATTTCTTCTACGATTTCTTTTGTCAGTCCCCGCTCTGAACGGAAAATGGAAACGTCTTTGTCGGCAAAACCGTATTTATATTCGCCGATATCCGGCATTTTTTTAGCCATCCATTTTCACTCCAATCTTTATTCATTATCGCTGTCTTCTTTGGCAACACCCTTTTCAAGGGCTTTCCAAGAAAGTGTCGCACATTTAATCCGGGCTGGAAACTTTGAAACGCCTTGAAGGGCTTCGATATCGCCTAAATCGATCGAATCGTCGTAGTCTTTGCCCTGCATCATATCCGAAAAGATCTGTGACATTTGAAGGGCGGTCCCCACGTCTTTTCCTTTGATCGCCTGCGTCATCATGGAAGCGGACGCCATGGAAATGGAGCAGCCTTCACCTTCAAATTTTGCGTCTTCTACCTTTTCGTCCGTAATCTTCATCGTCAGTCTGATCCGGTCACCGCATGTCGGGTTGTTCATGTCAACGACAATGCTGTCATTTAAAACCCCTTTATTTCGCGGATTTTTGTAGTGATCCATAATGACCTGCCGATACAGTGTATCCAAGTTCACATTAAAAGACATTTGTGAAATACTCCTTTGTCTTCTGAAGAGCTTCAATCAGTTTATCGATGTCTTCTTCTGTATTATACAGATAAAAGCTTGCTCTTGCAGTAGCGGAAACATTCAGCCATTTCATCAAAGGCTGTGCGCAGTGATGTCCGGCTCTGACAGCGACGCCTTCTGCGTCCAATACGGTTGCCACATCGTGAGGATGGACGTCTTCAAGGTTGAATGTCACGAGTCCTGCACGCTGCTTCGGTCCGTATACAGTTGCGCCTTCAAGCTCTTCAAAACGTTTTAGTGCATATGCTGCAAGACGATGTTCATGTTCTGAAATGGCGTCAAGTCCGATGTCTTCCAGGAAGTCAATCGCTGCACCCAATCCGATCGCACCGGCAATAATCGGTGTCCCCGCTTCGAATTTCCAAGGCAGCTCCTTCCAGGTTGATTCGTAAAGACCGACAAAATCAATCATTTCTCCGCCGAATTCCGCGGGTTCCATGTTTTCAAGCAGCGCTTTTTTGCCATACAATACTCCGATCCCGGTCGGGCCGCACATTTTGTGGGCGGAGAAAGTAAAGAAGTCGCAGTCCAAATCCTGAACATCGATCTTCATATGCGGTGTGCTCTGCGCCCCGTCAACCACCATCACCGCGCCGTTGTCATGGGCGATTTTGGCGATTTCTTTAATCGGATTCATCGACCCGAGAACATTTGACACATGTGCGGCTGATACGATTTTCGTATTGGCTGTCACCGTCTGTCTGACATCATCCAGTGAAATGGTGCCGTCTTCCTGCAACGGAATGTATTTCAATGTAGCGCCGCTTACTTTTACCGCCTGCTGCCATGGAATGATATTCGCATGGTGCTCCATCGGCGTGATGACGACTTCATCACCCGGCTTCAGGCTGGCGCGGGCATAGCTGAGCGCGACCGTGTTCAGCGCCGTTGTCGTGCCCCGCGTAAAGATAATTTCCTGCATCGATTTCGCGTTGATAAACTTCCTGACCTTCTCGCGCGCCCCTTCGTATCCATCAGTCGCCTTCGTTCCCAATGTATGAACGCCGCGATGGACATTTGAATTGTAGGATTTGTAATACTCGTCAAGCTTGTCGATGACGACACGCGGCTTTTGCGATGTAGCCGCGCTGTCTAAATACACAAGATCGTGTCCGTTGACTTGTTGGTCGAGAATCGGAAACTGTTCGCGAATATCTTTGACATTCATTATTTTACTTTCCTTTCGATTACAGAGACGAGCTGTTTTTTCACGCCTTCGATCGGAAGCTCATTGACCACCGGTGCCAGGAAGCCGTAAATGACAAGACGTTCTGCTTCTTCTTTCGGAATTCCGCGGCTCATCAAGTAGTAGAGCTGAACCGGATCGACGCGGCCGACAGATGCGGCGTGGCCCGCTGTAACGTCATCTTCATCGATTAAAAGAATCGGATTCGCGTCTCCGCGCGCTTTTTCGCTGAGCATCAGCACGCGTGACTCCTGTTCGGCATTTGATTTTGATGCGCCGTGTTCGATTTTTCCGATGCCGTTAAAGATCGAGGATGCGGAATCTTTCATGACGCCGTGTTTTAAAATGTAGCCTTCCGAGTGCTTGCCGTGGTGAATGATCTGTGTTGTAAAGTTCTCGGTTTGTTCTCCTCTGCCGACGACAACCGTTTTTGTATCGCCAAAAGTGCCGTCTCCGTGAAGATTTGTCGTGTTTTCAGAAATGGTGTCTCCATCATTCATCAAACCGAGCGCCCATTCGATTTTGCTGTCGCGTCCGAGCGCTGTTCCGCGGCGGCTGACATATGCCGTAACCCCTGCGGAAAGATTGTCCACCGCTCCGTATTGAACGCGGGCATTCGCACCTGTGATCACTTCTGACACGATGTTAAATACCGCTTTTTTAGGGTTGACCGTGCTGATGTAGTTTTCTACATATGTGACCGCACTGTTGTCATCTGCGACGACGAGTACATGGTTGAAAAGCGTTGTATCGTTGCTTTCATGGACATACACCGCCTGCACCGGCGCTTTCAGCTCGACGTTTTTCGGAACGTAAAGGAATGCTCCGCCGTTCAGCAGCGCTGCATGTAATGCAGTTAATTTATGCTCATCGACTTTTACGCCGTCCGTCATAAAGTATTTTTTGACGAGATCGCCGTGTTCGCGAAATGCCGTATGAATATCTGTGAAGATCACGCCTTGATCCTGCAGCTCTTGAGAAAGAGACAGGTAAGCCGGTGTCTGATCTCTTTGGATGTAAAGCGTCTTGTCTTCATTCCCGAGATCGATCAGCGATTTGACTTCATCTGAAAGATCATTCAAAGATTCAAGCGGTTTATTTTCTACAGTATGTTTATCAAACTGTGTGAAATTCCAATTTGTGATTTTTGTTTTATCAGGCCGTGGCAGAGGCAGATCTTCTGCTTTTTCAAGCGCTTCTAAGCGTAGGTCTTGCAGCCAGGCCGGTTCCTGATGCTTCTCAGAGAAGCTTTTGACATATTCCCGATCTACAGATAGTTTTGTTTCCAATGTCATGTTTATCCCCCTAACGCTTACGCTTCTTGACCGACAGTTTCG is a window encoding:
- a CDS encoding FAD binding domain-containing protein; protein product: MISINFEYYRPQSAQEAAQLFRDLDLKGKNPAFFSGGTEQITHGRFNAVIDIQEVPECRMLQSERGYLALGSALTLTEITESRGFPLLSKAVREIADHTSRNKITLGGNICGQIFYREAVLPFLLTDSKVVTLGANGKHIYSIHDVFDKQLQLKKGEMLILLLTEERYLLQPFANIKVRQRWDTGYPLVTISALEIDGHMRVAFSGVCPFPFRSQEVEEVLNDAERPVEERIEEAVHRMPGPILHDSQGSIEYRQFVIKNTLFDILSILKR
- a CDS encoding XdhC family protein produces the protein MKAIAGILKTIQRLPQQCVLTTIHVEDSAMLLQEEGTRTGMLSAGCLEDDPAVRDMAGQHSGETRTFTYHLKAGNDLAWEDGAGCHDVSLSIAAAIPLNQLSLICELARRVKEGRHDLH
- a CDS encoding FAD-binding oxidoreductase — protein: MKTYIVVGAGILGASTAYHLAKAGADVTLIDRRDQGRATDAAAGIVCPWLSQRRNQAWYKLAKGGAGYYADLIKQLEADGESDTGYKRTGAISLHTDERKLEKMEERAYMRRQDAPEIGEISRLSPAETKRLFPPLADGYGAVHISGAARVNGKALRRALVNAAQKHGAKVLEGNASLVHEDGRVIGVQTAEGTMFADQVLITAGAWASELLKPLGIQFAVTYQKAQIVHLRLPETDTAAWPVVMPPHDQYILAFEDGRIVAGATHENDAELGDCRVTAGGLQEILTKALTIAPGLENGTILETRVGFRPFTPGFLPVIGPLPGLKGLLIANGLGASGLTSGPYLGREMARLALGRLPEIDVHLYDPAGALDIQ
- a CDS encoding DMT family transporter, which gives rise to MTAAGFCILLLSAFIHATWNYLSKKAGGGAAFIWLFTAIAAIVYTPLAIGVVLYEKPDFGIWQIVLIMASILAHLGFFLVLQKGYQKGDLSLVYPIARGTGPLITCLLAVVVFHEQLTLPAVIGILLIVVSILFFTGGIKRLTESGSLIPILYGLLIGAIIAAYTLLDKAAVSHFLVPPLLLDYCNTLGRFILLTPFAAKNWHQVRSEWKQHRIEAAGVGILNSLAYILALSVMVFAPVSHVAPIREVSILIGTVMGAVLLSEGFGHRRIIAALFMVSGVISVAIG
- the sufB gene encoding Fe-S cluster assembly protein SufB → MAKKMPDIGEYKYGFADKDVSIFRSERGLTKEIVEEISRMKEEPEWMLEFRLKSLEHFYNMPMPQWGGDLNALNFDEITYYVKPSERSERSWDEVPEEIKQTFDKLGIPEAEQKYLAGVSAQYESEVVYHNMKEDLESQGIIFKDTDSALKENEDIFREHWAKVIPPTDNKFAALNSAVWSGGSFIYVPKGVKVETPLQAYFRINSENMGQFERTLIIVDEGAHVHYVEGCTAPVYTTNSLHSAVVEIIVKNGGYCRYTTIQNWANNVFNLVTKRAVCEANATMEWIDGNIGSKLTMKYPAVILKGEGARGMTLSIALAGKGQHQDAGAKMIHLAPNTSSTIVSKSISKQGGKVTYRGIVHFGRKAEGARSNIECDTLIMDNKSTSDTIPYNEILNDNISLEHEAKVSKVSEEQLFYLMSRGISEEEATEMIVMGFIEPFTKELPMEYAVEMNRLIKFEMEGSIG
- the sufU gene encoding Fe-S cluster assembly sulfur transfer protein SufU, whose amino-acid sequence is MSFNVNLDTLYRQVIMDHYKNPRNKGVLNDSIVVDMNNPTCGDRIRLTMKITDEKVEDAKFEGEGCSISMASASMMTQAIKGKDVGTALQMSQIFSDMMQGKDYDDSIDLGDIEALQGVSKFPARIKCATLSWKALEKGVAKEDSDNE
- the sufS gene encoding cysteine desulfurase SufS codes for the protein MNVKDIREQFPILDQQVNGHDLVYLDSAATSQKPRVVIDKLDEYYKSYNSNVHRGVHTLGTKATDGYEGAREKVRKFINAKSMQEIIFTRGTTTALNTVALSYARASLKPGDEVVITPMEHHANIIPWQQAVKVSGATLKYIPLQEDGTISLDDVRQTVTANTKIVSAAHVSNVLGSMNPIKEIAKIAHDNGAVMVVDGAQSTPHMKIDVQDLDCDFFTFSAHKMCGPTGIGVLYGKKALLENMEPAEFGGEMIDFVGLYESTWKELPWKFEAGTPIIAGAIGLGAAIDFLEDIGLDAISEHEHRLAAYALKRFEELEGATVYGPKQRAGLVTFNLEDVHPHDVATVLDAEGVAVRAGHHCAQPLMKWLNVSATARASFYLYNTEEDIDKLIEALQKTKEYFTNVF
- the sufD gene encoding Fe-S cluster assembly protein SufD; the encoded protein is MTLETKLSVDREYVKSFSEKHQEPAWLQDLRLEALEKAEDLPLPRPDKTKITNWNFTQFDKHTVENKPLESLNDLSDEVKSLIDLGNEDKTLYIQRDQTPAYLSLSQELQDQGVIFTDIHTAFREHGDLVKKYFMTDGVKVDEHKLTALHAALLNGGAFLYVPKNVELKAPVQAVYVHESNDTTLFNHVLVVADDNSAVTYVENYISTVNPKKAVFNIVSEVITGANARVQYGAVDNLSAGVTAYVSRRGTALGRDSKIEWALGLMNDGDTISENTTNLHGDGTFGDTKTVVVGRGEQTENFTTQIIHHGKHSEGYILKHGVMKDSASSIFNGIGKIEHGASKSNAEQESRVLMLSEKARGDANPILLIDEDDVTAGHAASVGRVDPVQLYYLMSRGIPKEEAERLVIYGFLAPVVNELPIEGVKKQLVSVIERKVK